One region of Faecalibacter bovis genomic DNA includes:
- a CDS encoding DUF5683 domain-containing protein: MKTKILILTFVFLSQFGYGQQIITDEIVVDTVKTDSINKLTLKELSPIKASLYSAVLPGAGQLYNKKWWKAPIALGLVGTGIGFTAYYNGLQNKFRSAYIAELEGRTHEYTGILNAEQLAVYQDEYKRNRDYSMALTVLAYILNIVDATVDAHLFSIKNDPDFTWKPVIIQDQNTYQPVMGLNLNFKF; encoded by the coding sequence ATGAAAACTAAAATCTTAATCCTAACATTTGTTTTCCTTTCTCAATTTGGATATGGTCAACAAATTATTACGGATGAAATTGTTGTAGATACAGTAAAAACAGACTCTATCAATAAGTTAACTCTTAAAGAGTTAAGCCCTATAAAAGCTTCTTTGTATTCTGCAGTTTTACCAGGTGCAGGACAATTGTACAATAAAAAATGGTGGAAAGCACCTATTGCTTTGGGATTAGTTGGAACAGGAATTGGTTTTACAGCGTATTACAATGGATTGCAAAATAAATTTAGATCAGCTTACATCGCTGAACTTGAAGGTAGAACGCATGAATATACTGGAATTTTAAATGCTGAGCAATTAGCTGTTTATCAGGATGAATATAAAAGAAATCGTGATTATAGCATGGCTCTAACGGTATTAGCATATATACTTAATATTGTTGATGCAACTGTTGATGCGCATTTATTTAGCATCAAAAATGATCCTGATTTTACTTGGAAACCAGTAATTATTCAAGATCAAAATACATATCAGCCTGTAATGGGGTTGAATTTAAATTTTAAATTTTAA
- the dapB gene encoding 4-hydroxy-tetrahydrodipicolinate reductase, with translation MKVGLIGYGKMGKAIEEIVVERGHEVVLKISHTPTPEELKNVDVAIEFSRPEYAYDNLKVLLESNTPTICGTTGWLDKQEEINQLTISNNTAFLYASNFSLGVNLFFELNQQLARMMNKYRAEYNINLEEIHHTQKLDAPSGTAITIAEGIIDNSSYNNWSMEEQGDAIIPIEAKRIENVPGTHIVQYTSEVDTIEISHTAHSRKGFALGAVIAAEWIADKKGVFSMKDVLELN, from the coding sequence ATGAAAGTAGGATTAATTGGATATGGAAAAATGGGTAAAGCCATTGAAGAAATTGTTGTTGAAAGAGGACATGAAGTTGTATTAAAAATTTCTCATACTCCAACACCTGAAGAATTAAAAAATGTTGATGTAGCAATTGAATTTTCTCGACCTGAATATGCTTACGACAATCTTAAAGTATTACTAGAATCAAACACACCAACTATTTGTGGAACAACAGGTTGGTTAGATAAGCAAGAAGAAATTAATCAATTAACTATTTCAAATAATACTGCATTTTTATATGCATCAAATTTTAGTTTAGGTGTTAATTTATTTTTTGAGTTAAATCAACAATTAGCTCGAATGATGAATAAATACAGAGCTGAATACAATATTAATTTAGAGGAAATTCACCATACTCAAAAATTAGACGCACCATCAGGAACAGCTATTACAATTGCTGAAGGAATTATTGATAATTCATCTTACAATAATTGGTCGATGGAAGAACAAGGTGATGCTATTATTCCTATTGAAGCGAAACGAATTGAAAATGTACCTGGTACACATATTGTGCAATACACAAGTGAAGTAGATACTATCGAAATCTCTCATACTGCACATTCTCGCAAAGGTTTTGCATTAGGAGCTGTTATTGCAGCTGAATGGATTGCTGATAAAAAAGGTGTCTTCTCGATGAAAGACGTTTTAGAATTGAATTAA
- the lepB gene encoding signal peptidase I produces MSLIIYWVIGFVLYNILYGAGTWKLYRNAGKPAWSAFIPFLNIWNGLQIIDRPKWWIILFYLPIVGPIFWLVMYVDLADTYGKVELKDKIIMVLTLGLYIFAINYSDNPKYLGAEKRTSTIVSSLLFALVLATLVHNWFIQPMIVPTGSMENTIKIGDALFVEKVSFGARVPTTPLGIPFSEFIYRDAFIDKARLPYMRLPGWRDLKSNDIVVFNYPTDSVYSAIDRKDAYVKRLVGMPGETVEINNGILYVDGKKFQPKLDALVQHSYKVVSKIQLSPAVLYQDFGIIPTDYQGTSYQEGSTFVYGFPALTEAHVTAFKNNSNIISVEPVLKAKGDKTERIRYGNQIDSTYTIFPVNKDWNEDQYGKLYIPKKGDVVDINKETLPQYINVIRKYEQNTLRVDSANGKYDIFINDQKADKYEIKQNYYFMVGDNRNQSLDARFFGYVPEDHIIGRPILIWANMNGMFEQAPKKFIWERWFTSINNDNPNKTSYGIYVLIAFIGWIGYDIWKARKEKQKNKY; encoded by the coding sequence ATGTCACTAATCATTTATTGGGTTATTGGTTTTGTACTTTATAACATCCTTTACGGAGCAGGTACATGGAAATTATATAGAAATGCAGGCAAACCAGCTTGGTCAGCATTTATACCCTTTTTAAACATTTGGAACGGATTACAAATTATTGATAGACCTAAATGGTGGATTATATTGTTCTATTTACCAATTGTAGGTCCTATTTTTTGGTTAGTAATGTATGTAGATTTAGCTGATACATACGGAAAAGTAGAATTAAAGGATAAAATCATTATGGTTTTAACTTTAGGTTTATACATTTTCGCAATCAATTATTCAGATAATCCAAAATATTTAGGAGCTGAAAAACGTACTTCTACAATTGTATCTTCATTGTTATTTGCTTTAGTTTTAGCAACATTGGTACACAATTGGTTTATCCAACCGATGATTGTTCCGACAGGTTCGATGGAAAATACAATCAAAATTGGTGATGCTTTATTTGTAGAAAAAGTTAGTTTTGGTGCTCGCGTACCTACTACTCCATTAGGAATTCCATTTTCTGAATTTATTTATCGTGATGCATTTATCGACAAAGCTCGATTACCTTATATGCGTTTACCAGGTTGGAGAGATTTAAAATCAAATGACATTGTCGTTTTCAACTACCCAACAGATTCAGTTTACTCGGCAATTGATCGTAAAGATGCTTACGTTAAACGTTTAGTTGGTATGCCAGGTGAAACGGTTGAAATTAACAACGGAATATTATATGTTGACGGAAAAAAATTCCAACCAAAATTAGATGCTTTAGTACAACATTCTTATAAAGTTGTTTCTAAAATTCAATTATCTCCAGCAGTTTTATATCAAGATTTTGGAATAATCCCAACAGATTACCAAGGAACATCTTACCAAGAAGGAAGCACATTTGTTTATGGTTTCCCAGCTTTAACTGAAGCACACGTAACTGCCTTCAAAAACAACTCTAACATCATCAGTGTAGAGCCAGTTTTAAAAGCAAAAGGTGATAAAACTGAGCGTATCCGTTACGGTAACCAAATTGATAGTACTTATACAATTTTCCCTGTAAACAAGGATTGGAACGAAGATCAATATGGTAAATTATACATACCGAAAAAAGGAGATGTAGTTGACATTAACAAAGAAACTTTACCACAATACATCAACGTAATTCGTAAATACGAGCAAAACACATTACGTGTTGATTCTGCAAATGGAAAATATGATATTTTTATCAACGATCAAAAAGCGGATAAATACGAAATCAAACAAAATTATTACTTTATGGTTGGGGACAACAGAAACCAATCGTTAGACGCTCGTTTCTTTGGTTATGTTCCAGAAGATCATATCATTGGACGTCCAATTTTAATTTGGGCAAACATGAATGGAATGTTCGAACAAGCACCTAAAAAATTCATTTGGGAAAGATGGTTTACATCAATCAATAACGATAACCCAAATAAAACATCATACGGTATTTACGTATTAATCGCTTTTATTGGATGGATTGGATATGATATCTGGAAAGCAAGAAAAGAAAAACAGAAAAATAAATATTAA
- a CDS encoding WbqC family protein, with protein sequence MKNTFPAFYFGPINYFADIVKSEAIDLEVCENFQKQTYRSRTNILGANGKLSLTIPLVHDGKRSMKDIKLSYDHNWQKEHFKSLRSAYLSSPYFEYYEDEIAKFYDEKETYLLDFNIKTIEFILSKLKVDTVVTKTESYQKLDEQFDFRNKYSAKKDPEVHFPEYVQVFDEKFGFTSGLSILDILFSQGPHAAIYLKNL encoded by the coding sequence ATGAAAAATACATTTCCAGCTTTTTACTTTGGACCGATTAATTATTTCGCTGATATCGTAAAAAGTGAAGCAATTGATTTAGAAGTTTGCGAAAACTTTCAGAAACAAACGTACAGAAGTCGTACAAACATTTTAGGAGCTAATGGTAAATTATCTTTAACTATTCCCTTAGTACACGACGGAAAACGTAGCATGAAAGACATTAAACTTTCGTACGATCATAATTGGCAAAAAGAACATTTCAAATCGTTACGATCTGCATATTTAAGCTCTCCTTATTTCGAATATTATGAAGATGAGATTGCTAAATTTTATGATGAAAAAGAAACGTATTTATTAGATTTTAACATCAAAACAATCGAATTTATTCTATCAAAATTAAAAGTTGATACTGTAGTTACAAAGACAGAATCATATCAAAAATTAGATGAACAATTCGATTTCAGAAATAAATACAGCGCAAAAAAAGATCCTGAAGTACATTTCCCTGAATATGTACAAGTATTTGACGAAAAATTTGGCTTTACATCAGGTTTAAGTATTCTTGATATTTTATTTAGCCAAGGGCCACATGCAGCCATTTATTTAAAAAATTTATAA
- a CDS encoding S8 family serine peptidase translates to MKKLVLALSFAFSVGFAQAQTVEVPKETWYHADVEKTGVYGVNTEKALDFLKDKKRKPQTIVVGVLDSGVEHFHEDLKANMWVNKKEIPGNGIDDDKNGFIDDVHGWSYLGTAKGINYNDDSVELTRIYKTLAEKYDSYDQKKNHDAIVKNPTEYAEYVKIKREYLETVGKTKYNQQVAQAKLNAIEPGLNKMVLEFGDTKLTKDIIANYQPIDNQVIESLWIFGELKEEQWVGKTMTQVANSYLGMARRQAKADGLTSHYNLNLVDRKDVDNPNDLKERHYGNGDSNGPESSHGTHVAGIIAAVRGNKIGNEGTAGGNHVKIMSVRTVPNGDERDKDVANSIYYAVDNGAKILNMSFGKKYSPNKDIVWDAFKYAADKGVLIVKAAGNSNEDIDTHIHYPTNFKADGTSVSNAVLTVGASTRTSDKLKAGFSNFGKKSVDVFGPGAEIYATYPGVDQYRFLNGTSMASPAVAGVAALVWSHYPKLSAADIRTILMETVNKNEQLKDISVTGGVVDAYKAVQRAEEIYKQRKLK, encoded by the coding sequence ATGAAAAAATTAGTTTTAGCCCTTTCATTTGCTTTCTCTGTAGGTTTTGCACAAGCACAAACTGTTGAAGTTCCAAAAGAAACTTGGTATCATGCAGATGTTGAAAAAACTGGTGTTTACGGTGTAAATACTGAAAAAGCGTTAGACTTTTTAAAAGATAAAAAAAGAAAGCCACAAACGATTGTTGTTGGTGTTTTAGATTCTGGTGTGGAACATTTCCATGAAGATTTAAAAGCGAACATGTGGGTGAACAAAAAAGAAATTCCAGGTAACGGAATCGATGATGATAAAAACGGATTCATTGACGATGTACACGGATGGTCTTATTTAGGTACAGCTAAAGGAATTAACTACAATGATGATTCTGTAGAATTAACTCGTATCTACAAAACGTTAGCAGAAAAATACGATTCTTACGATCAAAAAAAGAATCATGATGCTATCGTAAAAAATCCTACTGAATATGCTGAATATGTAAAAATCAAAAGAGAATATTTAGAAACAGTTGGAAAAACTAAATATAACCAACAAGTTGCTCAAGCAAAATTAAACGCTATCGAGCCAGGTTTAAATAAAATGGTTTTAGAATTTGGTGATACTAAATTAACTAAAGATATTATCGCTAATTACCAACCAATCGATAATCAAGTTATCGAATCTTTATGGATTTTTGGTGAGTTAAAAGAAGAGCAATGGGTTGGTAAAACAATGACTCAAGTAGCAAATTCTTACTTAGGAATGGCTCGTCGTCAAGCAAAAGCTGATGGATTAACTTCTCACTACAACTTAAATTTAGTTGATCGTAAAGATGTAGATAATCCAAACGATTTAAAAGAAAGACACTACGGAAACGGTGATTCTAATGGACCTGAGTCTTCGCACGGAACTCATGTTGCAGGAATTATTGCAGCTGTTCGTGGAAATAAAATCGGAAACGAAGGTACTGCTGGAGGAAATCACGTAAAAATTATGTCAGTTCGTACAGTTCCTAATGGAGACGAAAGAGACAAAGACGTTGCAAACTCTATTTACTACGCTGTAGATAATGGTGCGAAAATCTTAAATATGTCTTTTGGAAAGAAATACTCTCCTAACAAAGATATCGTTTGGGATGCATTTAAATATGCAGCTGACAAAGGTGTTTTAATTGTAAAAGCGGCTGGTAATAGTAACGAAGATATCGATACGCACATCCACTACCCTACAAATTTCAAAGCTGATGGTACTTCAGTATCTAACGCTGTTTTAACAGTTGGTGCATCAACTCGTACATCTGATAAATTAAAAGCTGGATTCTCTAACTTTGGTAAGAAATCAGTTGACGTTTTCGGACCTGGAGCTGAAATTTACGCTACTTACCCAGGTGTAGATCAATACCGTTTCTTAAACGGAACTTCTATGGCATCTCCTGCTGTTGCTGGTGTTGCTGCTTTAGTTTGGTCACATTATCCAAAATTAAGTGCTGCTGATATCCGCACTATTTTAATGGAAACAGTAAACAAAAATGAACAATTAAAAGATATTTCTGTAACTGGTGGTGTTGTAGATGCTTACAAAGCTGTACAACGTGCTGAAGAAATCTACAAACAAAGAAAATTAAAATAA
- a CDS encoding S8 family serine peptidase, whose amino-acid sequence MKKIVYSLAVALMVSTSTFAQQTPRQDIDLKSWQHKSYEESGVYGVNTQKALEFLKQKNKKGNTLVVAVLDSGVEVTHEDLKDNVWVNPKEKKDGKDNDKNGYIDDIHGWNFIGGKDGKNVDADTLELTRLFKKLKDKFETSKDAATNKTKFPAEYEEYTKLKKEYETKFAEAKQMATQMKMISDNLSKPLDVLINELGDQKLTEEFMLSYEPKSEEAKQGMMLFAMVPKEAWAGKTMKVFGKEILDEINEGYKHYSDQEKYNLNLDFDPRSIVGDDYANIKEKSYGNADVDGPDSNHGTHVSGIIAAKRGNGLGIDGIAGDGNVRIMSIRTVPNGDERDKDVANAIRYAVDNGAKILNMSFGKDYSPDKEIVWEAFKYAADKGVLLVKAAGNDDLNIDTDIHYPTVYNDKGIAVSNNVITVGSSTSDSSLLKSSFSNYGKKSVDVFAPGSEIYSAIPTRDGAYKSNSGTSMASPVVAGVAALVWSHYPSLTAVQVKQIIMESVNKNDQLTEISVTGGVVDALKAVQLADKMTSKK is encoded by the coding sequence ATGAAAAAAATAGTTTACAGTTTAGCTGTAGCTTTGATGGTTTCAACATCAACTTTTGCTCAACAAACGCCAAGACAAGATATAGATTTAAAATCATGGCAACATAAGTCATATGAGGAATCAGGAGTTTATGGTGTAAATACTCAGAAAGCATTAGAATTTTTAAAACAAAAAAATAAGAAAGGAAATACACTTGTTGTTGCTGTATTAGATTCTGGAGTTGAGGTTACACACGAAGATTTAAAAGATAATGTTTGGGTCAATCCGAAAGAAAAAAAGGACGGAAAAGATAACGATAAAAATGGCTACATTGATGATATACATGGATGGAATTTTATCGGTGGAAAAGATGGAAAAAATGTAGATGCTGATACTTTAGAATTAACTCGATTATTCAAAAAATTAAAAGATAAATTTGAAACGAGTAAAGACGCTGCTACTAACAAAACTAAATTCCCAGCAGAGTACGAAGAATATACTAAGTTAAAGAAAGAGTATGAAACTAAATTTGCTGAAGCTAAACAAATGGCAACGCAAATGAAAATGATTTCTGATAATCTTTCTAAACCTTTAGATGTTTTAATCAATGAATTAGGTGATCAGAAGTTAACTGAAGAATTTATGCTATCGTACGAACCTAAATCTGAAGAAGCTAAACAAGGAATGATGCTATTTGCTATGGTTCCTAAGGAAGCATGGGCTGGTAAAACAATGAAAGTTTTCGGGAAAGAAATTTTAGACGAAATAAACGAAGGTTACAAACATTATTCAGATCAAGAGAAATATAATTTAAATTTAGATTTTGATCCTCGTTCTATTGTTGGTGATGACTATGCTAATATCAAAGAGAAATCTTATGGTAATGCTGATGTTGATGGGCCAGATTCTAACCACGGAACTCATGTATCAGGAATTATTGCTGCAAAACGTGGAAATGGATTAGGAATTGACGGAATCGCTGGTGATGGTAACGTAAGAATTATGTCTATACGTACGGTTCCTAATGGGGATGAACGTGACAAAGATGTAGCAAATGCAATTCGTTACGCGGTAGATAATGGAGCTAAAATTTTAAATATGTCTTTTGGTAAAGATTATTCTCCTGACAAAGAAATTGTTTGGGAAGCATTTAAATATGCTGCTGACAAAGGTGTTTTATTAGTAAAAGCAGCTGGTAACGATGATTTAAATATTGATACAGATATTCATTACCCAACAGTTTACAATGATAAAGGAATTGCAGTTTCTAATAACGTAATTACTGTAGGATCATCTACAAGTGATTCATCTTTATTAAAATCAAGTTTCTCAAACTACGGTAAAAAATCTGTTGACGTTTTTGCTCCAGGATCTGAAATTTATTCAGCTATCCCTACACGAGATGGTGCGTATAAATCTAACTCAGGTACTTCTATGGCTTCTCCAGTAGTAGCTGGTGTTGCGGCATTAGTTTGGTCTCATTATCCAAGCTTAACTGCAGTACAAGTAAAACAAATTATTATGGAATCGGTTAATAAAAATGATCAATTAACTGAAATATCTGTAACAGGTGGTGTTGTTGATGCCTTAAAAGCTGTACAATTAGCTGATAAAATGACTTCTAAAAAGTAA
- a CDS encoding DUF2200 domain-containing protein, which translates to MKMNTKVFKMTFASVYPHYLKKVESKGRTVEELHQVIEWLTGYTASDLNQIIENKIDFETFFNEAKLNPNAAKIKGVICGYRVENIEDPLYQKIRYLDKIIDELAKGKALDKILRE; encoded by the coding sequence ATGAAGATGAATACTAAAGTTTTTAAAATGACCTTCGCCAGCGTCTATCCACACTATTTAAAGAAAGTGGAATCAAAGGGTAGAACTGTTGAAGAATTACACCAGGTAATTGAATGGTTGACAGGTTATACTGCATCTGATTTGAATCAAATAATCGAAAATAAAATTGATTTCGAAACTTTTTTTAATGAAGCAAAACTAAATCCAAACGCTGCTAAAATTAAAGGTGTTATTTGTGGGTATAGAGTGGAAAATATAGAAGATCCTTTATATCAAAAAATTCGTTATTTAGATAAAATCATTGATGAATTAGCTAAAGGCAAAGCTTTAGATAAAATCCTAAGAGAATAA
- the pepE gene encoding dipeptidase PepE, giving the protein MINPNYRLLVISTSTIHGSGYLEYIREEILDFLQTNELLFVPFARPSGITHDEYTQSVKNALNPFGINVTGLHSYENKKEAILNAKAIFIGGGNTFLLLKTLYELGLIDTIKEVVANEIPYMGSSAGSNLTGLTIGTTNDMPIVYPPSFDALQFLPFNLNPHYLDPDPNSTHKGETRETRINEFHKFNTQTVIGLREGSWLRVENSVIELKGNLTARIFKPNQIPVEIVAGILNEEIYK; this is encoded by the coding sequence ATGATCAATCCAAATTATCGTTTACTTGTAATAAGCACAAGTACAATTCATGGTAGTGGATATTTAGAATATATTCGAGAAGAGATTTTAGATTTTTTACAAACCAATGAATTATTGTTTGTACCATTTGCTCGCCCTTCTGGTATTACACATGATGAATATACGCAAAGTGTTAAAAATGCATTAAATCCTTTTGGAATCAATGTTACTGGGCTACATTCTTACGAAAATAAAAAAGAAGCAATTCTAAATGCTAAAGCAATTTTTATTGGAGGTGGAAATACATTTCTATTACTAAAAACTTTATATGAATTAGGTTTAATTGATACGATAAAAGAAGTTGTGGCGAATGAGATTCCATATATGGGAAGTAGTGCTGGAAGTAATTTAACTGGTTTAACTATTGGTACAACCAATGATATGCCTATTGTTTATCCACCAAGCTTTGATGCCTTACAGTTTTTGCCATTTAATCTAAATCCGCATTATTTAGATCCTGATCCAAATTCTACGCATAAAGGCGAAACGAGAGAAACACGTATTAACGAATTTCATAAATTTAATACTCAAACAGTGATTGGATTACGAGAAGGAAGTTGGTTACGTGTTGAAAATTCGGTAATCGAATTAAAAGGGAATTTAACAGCTCGAATTTTTAAGCCAAATCAAATTCCTGTGGAAATTGTGGCTGGAATTTTAAACGAAGAAATTTATAAATAA
- a CDS encoding helix-turn-helix transcriptional regulator — MNYFDNIRNWLYTYIFYYGIDETLSKDDREFKMVINQYSLVLFIVFFIISVFNYIHFNFSIDVFIISILAVGFGASPYIFKNLKPNRKIIYVITVIITLIINYYSHFCGLESGVFLYFLPLLITVGVLFNQKKDPIYFHGLILFIILNMYCAVILEDVLIVPKSEINPFEQKALQLLNLSCILIVKFLIYLIIVDKWEGYHLLEHRNILKREEISHLQSEVIRLKAVLNSNMISEDFLNELIECIPLSDTIFIEKFEIIYPDFFDKIKALAQQPLNQSDLKYCALFKLGYSTKQIAIYTDTTIKSVESRKYRIRKKLKLNSNSSTFLENF; from the coding sequence ATGAACTACTTCGACAACATCAGGAATTGGTTATATACATATATTTTTTATTATGGGATTGACGAGACACTATCTAAAGATGACCGCGAATTTAAAATGGTGATTAATCAATATTCTTTGGTATTATTTATTGTTTTCTTCATCATTTCTGTTTTCAATTATATCCACTTCAATTTTTCAATAGATGTTTTTATCATTTCAATTTTGGCGGTTGGATTTGGAGCTTCACCTTATATTTTTAAAAATTTAAAACCAAATCGAAAGATTATCTATGTTATAACCGTAATCATTACACTTATTATTAATTACTACTCACATTTTTGTGGGCTAGAAAGTGGTGTATTTTTATACTTTCTGCCATTATTGATTACAGTAGGTGTATTATTTAATCAAAAGAAAGATCCGATTTATTTTCATGGTCTTATTTTATTCATCATCCTAAATATGTATTGTGCAGTAATCTTGGAAGATGTACTAATAGTTCCAAAAAGTGAAATAAATCCTTTTGAACAAAAAGCATTACAATTATTAAATCTGAGTTGTATTCTGATTGTTAAGTTTTTAATTTATTTAATAATTGTTGATAAATGGGAAGGGTATCATTTATTAGAGCATCGAAATATTTTGAAAAGAGAAGAAATTAGTCACCTTCAATCAGAAGTAATTCGCTTAAAAGCTGTATTAAATTCTAATATGATTTCTGAAGATTTCTTAAATGAATTAATAGAATGTATTCCTTTAAGTGATACTATTTTTATAGAAAAATTTGAAATTATATATCCCGATTTCTTTGATAAAATTAAAGCTTTAGCTCAACAACCATTAAATCAAAGTGATTTAAAATATTGTGCTTTATTTAAATTAGGATATTCAACCAAACAAATAGCAATTTATACTGATACAACGATTAAATCTGTTGAATCTCGTAAATATCGCATCAGAAAGAAACTTAAATTAAATTCTAATAGTTCTACTTTTTTAGAAAATTTTTGA
- a CDS encoding fasciclin domain-containing protein: MKLKSMVKSMTKVGLGLVMAGSVLVSCNDDDDNQGIAPNDQTIAGIVTSNSSFSTLSQAVTKAGLGATLSGNGEFTVFAPNNAAFEASGITSATLATLTTDQTKDILLYHTLASKVASSAVPAGPNAKVTTAQGDPIYVTKDARGVFVNGWKVNQADIMASNGIIHSIERVLLPAPGNLVETAQGNENLTYLVAAVVRASQGNTNVANVLASTEGLTVFAPTNQAFINAGFPTIASIQAADPDVLTSILTYHVVGARAFSSDLTNNQALNTVQGGTLLVNIGNQVTIKGRTNSTASTVIAPNVLATNGVVHVIDQVLLP; encoded by the coding sequence ATGAAATTAAAATCAATGGTAAAATCGATGACTAAAGTTGGTCTAGGTTTAGTAATGGCAGGTTCAGTTTTGGTATCTTGTAATGATGATGACGACAATCAAGGGATTGCCCCTAATGATCAGACAATAGCTGGAATAGTAACTTCTAATTCTTCATTTTCAACATTAAGTCAAGCAGTAACTAAAGCCGGATTAGGAGCAACTCTAAGCGGTAACGGTGAATTTACTGTTTTTGCACCTAATAATGCTGCTTTCGAAGCGAGTGGAATTACAAGCGCAACTTTAGCTACACTAACTACAGATCAAACTAAAGATATATTATTGTATCATACTTTAGCTAGTAAAGTTGCATCTTCGGCCGTGCCAGCAGGACCAAATGCAAAAGTTACAACAGCGCAAGGAGATCCTATTTATGTTACTAAAGATGCTCGTGGTGTATTTGTAAACGGATGGAAAGTAAATCAAGCAGATATTATGGCGTCTAACGGTATTATTCATTCAATTGAACGAGTGTTATTACCAGCTCCAGGCAATTTAGTTGAAACAGCTCAAGGAAATGAGAATTTAACTTATCTAGTTGCTGCTGTAGTAAGAGCCAGTCAAGGTAATACAAATGTTGCCAATGTATTAGCTTCTACTGAAGGTTTAACTGTTTTTGCACCAACAAACCAAGCGTTTATCAATGCAGGTTTTCCTACAATTGCTTCTATTCAAGCAGCAGATCCTGATGTTCTAACATCAATCTTAACTTACCATGTAGTAGGAGCGAGAGCGTTTTCTTCGGATTTAACGAATAATCAAGCTTTAAATACAGTTCAAGGTGGAACTTTATTGGTTAATATAGGAAATCAAGTAACTATAAAAGGTAGAACAAATTCAACTGCATCAACTGTTATAGCTCCGAATGTTTTAGCAACAAATGGAGTAGTTCACGTAATTGATCAAGTTTTGTTACCGTAA
- the pdeM gene encoding ligase-associated DNA damage response endonuclease PdeM, with protein MKIVEKEVKLGLENLILTNQRAMFWPKEKSLILSDLHLGKTAHFRKHGIALPSNLINVDLQRLSNLINHFSAQKLIIVGDFLHAGKNSEFETFKNWKSQFKTLQIELIKGNHDRISNEYFKDLGILNIHSILKMDTLLFSHEEVVVDKAFVISGHIHPGACIKMTTRNTIKLPCYVVDQNQLILPAFSSFTGLDTKDYFPNSKKYVFNDDFIMEL; from the coding sequence ATGAAAATCGTCGAAAAAGAAGTTAAGTTAGGATTAGAAAATTTGATATTAACGAATCAAAGGGCGATGTTTTGGCCAAAAGAAAAATCTTTAATTCTTTCCGATTTACATTTAGGAAAAACAGCACATTTCAGAAAACATGGAATTGCGTTGCCTTCCAACTTGATTAATGTGGATTTGCAGCGTTTATCAAATCTTATCAATCATTTTTCAGCTCAAAAATTAATAATAGTGGGGGATTTTTTGCATGCTGGTAAAAATTCAGAGTTTGAAACGTTTAAAAATTGGAAATCGCAGTTTAAAACTTTACAAATAGAACTTATAAAAGGAAACCATGACAGAATTTCTAATGAATATTTTAAAGATTTAGGAATTCTTAACATCCATTCAATTCTTAAAATGGATACTTTATTATTCAGTCATGAAGAGGTTGTAGTTGATAAAGCTTTCGTTATTTCAGGGCATATTCATCCAGGTGCATGTATCAAAATGACAACAAGAAATACTATAAAACTTCCATGTTATGTAGTCGATCAAAATCAATTAATATTACCTGCATTTAGCTCATTTACAGGATTGGATACGAAAGATTATTTTCCAAATTCTAAAAAATATGTATTTAACGATGATTTTATAATGGAGTTGTGA